In Methanobrevibacter sp., a single window of DNA contains:
- a CDS encoding phosphorylating glyceraldehyde-3-phosphate dehydrogenase codes for MKTVAINGYGTIGKRVADAVAAQDDMKVIGVSKTRPNYEARTAVEEKGYPLYIGIPEREQLFKDAGIEIAGTVEDMIQEADVVVDCTPGSIGPQNLEMYKKAGVKAIYQGGEDHELTGLSFNAFGNYDDSYGADYTRVVSCNTTGLTRTLSTIDPIADIKKVRAVMVRRGSDPSEIKKGPINAIVPNPPKVPSHHGPDVKTVMKGIDVTTMALLVPTTLMHQHNIMVEINNDVETEEIIEALEKRSRVIVVSAEEGLGSTAELMEYAKELGRNRNDLYEIPVWRESINVVDNELFYMQAVHQESDVIPENIDAIRALLEMESDNEKSIAKTNEAMGIY; via the coding sequence ATGAAAACTGTTGCAATTAATGGTTATGGAACCATCGGTAAAAGAGTGGCTGATGCAGTGGCCGCTCAAGATGATATGAAAGTTATTGGCGTAAGTAAAACTAGACCAAACTACGAAGCAAGAACTGCAGTTGAAGAAAAGGGCTATCCTTTATACATTGGAATTCCGGAAAGAGAACAATTATTCAAAGACGCCGGAATTGAAATAGCCGGTACTGTTGAAGACATGATTCAGGAAGCTGATGTCGTTGTTGACTGTACTCCTGGAAGTATCGGACCGCAAAACCTTGAAATGTATAAAAAAGCTGGAGTAAAAGCAATTTATCAAGGTGGAGAAGACCACGAGCTAACAGGTCTTTCATTTAATGCTTTTGGTAACTATGATGACTCCTATGGTGCAGACTACACTAGAGTAGTCTCCTGTAACACCACAGGATTAACCCGTACATTATCTACAATTGACCCAATTGCAGACATCAAAAAAGTCAGAGCAGTAATGGTAAGAAGAGGATCAGACCCATCCGAAATCAAGAAAGGACCAATTAATGCAATTGTTCCAAATCCTCCAAAAGTACCTTCCCACCACGGGCCTGACGTGAAAACCGTGATGAAAGGCATCGACGTGACCACCATGGCATTGCTCGTGCCTACTACCCTAATGCACCAACACAATATCATGGTTGAAATCAACAATGATGTTGAAACCGAAGAAATAATTGAAGCATTAGAGAAACGCTCCAGAGTAATTGTAGTTTCTGCAGAAGAAGGTTTAGGTTCTACTGCTGAGTTAATGGAATATGCCAAAGAACTCGGAAGAAACAGAAATGACTTATATGAAATTCCTGTTTGGAGAGAATCTATCAATGTTGTGGACAATGAATTATTCTACATGCAAGCAGTGCATCAGGAATCTGATGTAATTCCAGAAAACATTGATGCTATCCGTGCACTTCTAGAAATGGAAAGTGACAACGAAAAATCAATTGCAAAAACAAACGAAGCTATGGGAATATACTAA
- a CDS encoding bifunctional precorrin-2 dehydrogenase/sirohydrochlorin ferrochelatase, with product MDWTSIYLNTSNLNVFILGTGEVATRRANKFLDHGADVKLAGSSLSEDLEHKGAVLCSTDDVDELVAWSDLVVVASGDEDLSDYVCGIAQDKLVNRADFPLKGDVIVPTSFNIGEIEISIFTNGKSPLMARQLRKKIQSIITEDDILEIELQDYARSILKERVDDQKDRKKCLYEIFEDETINEFIRNGEIDEAKTHIDNLIRGLQ from the coding sequence ATGGATTGGACTTCTATTTATTTAAATACTTCAAATTTAAATGTTTTTATTTTAGGCACTGGTGAAGTTGCAACAAGAAGGGCCAATAAATTTCTAGATCATGGTGCTGATGTTAAATTGGCGGGAAGTAGTTTGTCTGAAGATTTAGAACATAAGGGGGCTGTATTATGTTCCACTGATGATGTTGACGAACTTGTGGCATGGTCTGATTTGGTTGTTGTTGCCAGCGGTGATGAAGATTTGTCTGATTATGTTTGCGGGATTGCTCAAGACAAACTCGTTAACAGGGCGGACTTTCCACTAAAAGGGGATGTAATTGTTCCAACAAGTTTCAATATTGGAGAAATTGAAATATCTATTTTTACTAATGGCAAAAGTCCATTAATGGCTCGCCAATTACGGAAAAAAATTCAGTCAATAATCACGGAAGATGATATTTTAGAAATAGAACTTCAGGATTATGCACGTTCCATTTTAAAAGAGCGTGTTGATGATCAAAAGGATAGGAAGAAATGTCTTTATGAAATTTTTGAAGACGAGACCATTAATGAATTTATTAGAAATGGAGAAATTGATGAGGCAAAGACTCATATTGATAATTTGATAAGGGGATTACAGTGA
- a CDS encoding methanogenesis marker 9 domain-containing protein produces MTWEDAPSHICRGGDVRGLAFCCPPVKPCPVLNALQQVNLTPQEYIDIKIQFGKETRLGEGAGTCFGSLIWCCKPSKPCPLRDMTLRNMGMTHDDYLDLKKELSERLVGVEKPDPDERAEALAETFHVSKLEAMNVLTECNNDLRAAVKVLHARSLENSD; encoded by the coding sequence ATGACTTGGGAAGATGCACCATCTCATATTTGTAGAGGGGGAGATGTAAGGGGACTTGCTTTTTGTTGTCCTCCAGTTAAACCATGTCCAGTATTAAATGCTTTACAGCAAGTTAATTTAACTCCACAGGAGTACATTGACATTAAGATTCAATTTGGAAAAGAAACTAGGTTAGGTGAAGGGGCAGGTACTTGTTTCGGTTCACTTATTTGGTGTTGTAAACCATCAAAGCCTTGTCCATTAAGAGACATGACATTAAGGAATATGGGAATGACTCATGATGATTATTTGGACTTGAAAAAGGAATTGTCCGAAAGGTTAGTTGGTGTTGAAAAACCTGATCCTGATGAAAGAGCAGAAGCGTTAGCTGAAACATTCCATGTCAGTAAACTTGAAGCCATGAATGTTTTAACTGAATGTAATAATGATTTGAGGGCTGCAGTAAAGGTTTTACATGCAAGATCTCTTGAAAATTCTGATTAA
- a CDS encoding alpha/beta fold hydrolase has protein sequence MNYKVEGNGEALIFIHGLSDSLLYWEVLASNLKMNYQVIRVDLRGHGESELGNDEITIELYAKDLANLLNELNVGKVNLIGFSLGGAIALDFAITYPEKVASLVLMSCFSKIDNHLAAVFNEFKNALNSSFEDFYDLILPMVLCPEVIDDNYDDLKFLKHLASQTANVQAYIKAIDASLDFDVGDKLSKIDVPALILAGEYDEITPVSIQKDICAKIGNSKMIVLDDVKHNLLVGKNNGKILNILIEFLKIKGK, from the coding sequence ATGAACTATAAAGTTGAGGGAAATGGTGAGGCCTTGATTTTCATCCATGGGCTTTCGGATAGTCTATTATATTGGGAAGTTCTAGCGAGCAATCTTAAAATGAATTATCAAGTTATAAGAGTTGATTTAAGAGGGCATGGCGAGTCTGAATTAGGAAATGATGAGATAACTATTGAGTTGTATGCAAAAGATTTGGCCAATCTTTTAAATGAGTTAAATGTTGGTAAAGTTAACCTAATTGGTTTTTCTTTAGGTGGAGCAATTGCGCTTGATTTTGCAATCACATATCCTGAAAAAGTGGCATCTCTTGTGCTCATGTCCTGCTTTTCAAAAATTGACAACCATTTGGCAGCTGTTTTCAATGAATTTAAAAATGCATTGAATAGCAGTTTTGAAGATTTTTATGATTTGATTTTACCTATGGTATTATGTCCGGAGGTCATTGATGATAATTATGATGATTTGAAGTTTTTAAAGCATTTAGCTTCACAAACTGCTAATGTTCAAGCTTATATCAAAGCTATTGATGCCTCTTTGGATTTTGATGTAGGAGATAAGCTGTCAAAAATTGATGTTCCTGCATTGATTTTGGCAGGTGAATATGATGAAATAACTCCTGTATCTATTCAAAAGGATATTTGTGCAAAAATAGGAAATTCAAAAATGATTGTTCTTGATGATGTGAAACATAATTTGCTGGTTGGGAAAAATAATGGGAAAATATTAAATATTTTAATCGAGTTTTTAAAAATAAAAGGTAAGTAG
- a CDS encoding zinc ribbon domain-containing protein — protein MTIDNHNHFCIYCGARIIDSQNFCTKCGKPIYKSPNVTVKKDPSKYDSKINELEEEYDVKQSKAKELVEKLFSPDHMAYQKFMSSINKSNNLFSTQVGIARKMAELSVEENPFVEKEIENKIATLKSFIDKIEDLTNELIIHLSSNKKDNEDIQHLFDDMDDLINSVKDY, from the coding sequence ATGACTATTGATAATCACAACCATTTTTGCATTTACTGTGGTGCTAGAATAATTGACAGCCAAAATTTCTGTACAAAATGCGGAAAACCAATTTATAAGAGCCCTAATGTCACTGTTAAAAAGGATCCTTCCAAATACGATTCAAAAATCAATGAGTTAGAAGAAGAATACGACGTTAAGCAAAGTAAAGCAAAAGAATTGGTCGAAAAACTGTTTAGTCCGGACCACATGGCTTATCAAAAGTTCATGTCATCAATCAACAAGTCCAATAATTTATTCAGCACTCAAGTAGGCATTGCAAGGAAGATGGCTGAATTGAGTGTGGAGGAAAATCCTTTCGTCGAAAAGGAGATTGAAAATAAAATCGCTACATTGAAATCTTTCATAGATAAGATTGAAGATTTGACTAATGAGCTGATAATTCATTTAAGTTCAAATAAAAAAGACAATGAGGATATTCAGCATTTATTTGATGATATGGATGATTTAATTAATTCTGTAAAAGATTACTAA
- a CDS encoding AAA family ATPase, producing MKNDSKKQEMKPTNQKQHIKESENKEYANLVVLKPVGYPFEFNLMEDDIEITNKELFEEYAREQWLGLVVREKSHLFDQKIIPDYGFEIITAKPNNSIISEDTKITIITDEINKLKDSNKIKSDLLLSDIVGQDNAKNKVKVITRYLENPEKFGPWAPKNILFYGLPGTGKTMLVKALANELEVPLYLIKATSLIGEHVGDGSSKIHDLFKKASDNSPSIIFIDEIDAIALDRSFQSLRGDVSEIVNSLLTEMDGIVDNNAVITIGATNNPSSLDYAVRSRFEEEIEFKLPNDEERLAILENNLKTMPLDYDLDLNKIVKLTKGLSGRDIKEKILKTSLHNAIANDSDTIMMENIEYAIKSSKIKNSDVKGMFE from the coding sequence TTGAAAAACGATAGCAAAAAACAAGAAATGAAGCCAACTAATCAAAAGCAACATATTAAAGAAAGCGAAAATAAAGAATATGCAAATCTTGTTGTTTTAAAGCCCGTAGGATATCCATTTGAATTTAATTTAATGGAAGATGATATAGAAATTACAAATAAAGAATTGTTTGAAGAATATGCTCGAGAGCAATGGCTAGGATTGGTTGTGCGGGAAAAATCCCATCTATTCGATCAAAAAATCATCCCTGATTACGGTTTTGAAATCATAACTGCAAAGCCAAACAACTCAATAATTTCTGAAGACACTAAAATAACAATCATAACTGATGAAATAAACAAATTAAAAGACAGCAATAAAATCAAATCAGACTTACTCCTTTCAGACATTGTCGGGCAGGACAATGCCAAAAATAAAGTTAAGGTCATAACAAGATATTTGGAGAATCCTGAAAAATTCGGACCATGGGCTCCAAAAAATATTCTTTTTTACGGACTTCCAGGCACTGGTAAAACCATGCTTGTAAAAGCACTTGCAAATGAGCTTGAAGTCCCACTATATCTAATAAAAGCCACATCATTAATAGGAGAACATGTCGGAGACGGTTCATCCAAAATTCATGATCTGTTTAAAAAAGCAAGTGACAATTCCCCATCGATAATATTTATTGATGAGATTGATGCAATCGCACTGGACAGGTCATTTCAATCATTAAGAGGAGATGTATCAGAAATAGTTAACTCCCTATTAACTGAAATGGATGGGATTGTTGACAATAATGCAGTGATAACCATTGGAGCAACAAACAATCCTAGTTCACTTGACTATGCAGTAAGAAGTCGTTTTGAGGAAGAAATTGAATTTAAACTACCAAATGATGAAGAAAGATTGGCTATTTTAGAAAATAATCTAAAAACAATGCCCCTAGATTATGATTTGGATTTGAATAAAATTGTAAAACTAACTAAAGGACTGTCCGGAAGGGACATTAAAGAAAAGATTCTAAAAACTTCACTCCACAACGCAATAGCCAATGATAGCGACACCATCATGATGGAAAATATCGAATATGCCATCAAATCCAGTAAAATTAAAAATAGTGATGTTAAAGGAATGTTTGAATAA
- a CDS encoding heavy-metal-associated domain-containing protein, with translation MAEKEIKVVGMHCPSCVNAVELCLKDVDGIEDAKADLDSGITTITMSSDVSDTDINDAVEEAGFKVE, from the coding sequence ATGGCCGAAAAAGAAATTAAAGTAGTGGGCATGCACTGCCCATCATGTGTTAATGCTGTAGAATTATGTTTAAAAGATGTTGATGGTATTGAAGATGCTAAAGCAGATTTAGATTCTGGAATTACCACAATTACAATGTCTAGCGATGTAAGTGATACAGACATCAATGATGCTGTTGAAGAAGCAGGATTTAAAGTAGAATAG
- a CDS encoding TIM barrel protein, whose product MKHKVLFGPAGSPIDYKGAAYKAPKYIREEGLDSYEYQSPYGVRIGESSATTLKKESEKHDVLISMHGPYYINLCAKEEEKIEKSLGHLISMARAGEWIGAYRLVFHPGAYLNRKPEKAMEISKNTVNRLFEELESEGIEEFTFAPETTGKRTQQGNIGEIVELCSSFDHFEPTVDFAHVHARGRGFLTKKDDYNCIFSTLEDKLDIDILHCHFTTIEYGNHGEVKHHTLDESDEYGPNIRDLLANLIDNGWKANIICETPLRDVDALKMKEIYEEMV is encoded by the coding sequence ATGAAGCATAAAGTACTTTTTGGACCTGCTGGCAGCCCTATCGATTATAAGGGTGCAGCATATAAGGCTCCAAAATACATTCGTGAAGAAGGACTTGACTCTTATGAATACCAATCCCCCTACGGAGTCAGGATTGGTGAAAGTTCAGCTACAACATTGAAAAAAGAATCAGAAAAGCATGATGTTTTAATTTCAATGCACGGCCCATATTACATTAATTTATGTGCCAAGGAAGAGGAAAAAATTGAAAAGAGCCTAGGGCATTTGATTTCAATGGCACGAGCAGGTGAGTGGATCGGAGCTTACCGATTAGTGTTTCATCCGGGAGCTTACTTAAACAGGAAACCTGAAAAAGCCATGGAGATATCCAAAAATACCGTCAATAGATTATTTGAAGAATTGGAATCAGAAGGCATTGAAGAGTTTACATTTGCCCCAGAAACCACCGGCAAAAGAACCCAACAAGGAAATATTGGAGAAATTGTGGAATTATGCTCATCATTTGATCATTTTGAACCTACAGTTGATTTTGCCCATGTCCACGCAAGAGGAAGAGGCTTTTTAACAAAAAAGGACGATTACAATTGCATTTTTTCAACACTAGAAGACAAACTAGATATTGATATTCTTCACTGCCACTTCACAACAATCGAATATGGCAATCATGGAGAGGTAAAACACCATACTCTTGATGAAAGTGACGAATATGGCCCAAATATTAGAGATTTGTTGGCCAATCTTATTGATAACGGTTGGAAGGCGAACATAATCTGTGAAACTCCACTTAGGGATGTTGATGCATTAAAAATGAAAGAGATATATGAAGAGATGGTTTAG
- the hemA gene encoding glutamyl-tRNA reductase produces MILNLRVDHKIADIHSMEAISKDIDDLFWQLQEKYSIGEYIEISTCNRKEYYINNDYIDEDDELLSHENQSIIIEYGQSAIMHLLRMASGLESMIVGEDQILGQVKDAKHDAVKNHHCGKTLDAVFTKAVHVGQVVRNKTNINKGSVSIGSAAIDLAEKHMGCLDDKSVLVIGAGKMGRLVAKALAEKDLNAIFVANRTYYVAVNLAKDLGGEAILFSELEEYLATADLVISATSAPHAIITKNRLLGIDRDYESLMIVDIANPRDISDDVCELGVKSFNIDDLREIADENTNLRIKEFGEAENIIDEEFILLKESFKIMEVDEILGNLRASMEDIRRRETKKASSKLSDVDGSAKILDNLTNSIVNKIFYDISKNVKTAAKDDDKEIIDAAEYIFNFK; encoded by the coding sequence GTGATACTTAATTTAAGAGTTGACCACAAGATTGCAGACATACACTCAATGGAAGCCATATCCAAAGACATTGATGATTTGTTCTGGCAATTGCAGGAAAAGTATTCCATTGGGGAATACATTGAAATTTCAACATGTAACAGAAAGGAATATTATATCAACAACGATTATATTGATGAGGATGATGAGTTGTTATCCCATGAAAATCAAAGCATAATAATTGAGTATGGTCAATCAGCCATCATGCATTTGCTGCGTATGGCTTCTGGTCTTGAATCAATGATTGTTGGTGAAGACCAGATTTTGGGCCAAGTTAAGGATGCAAAGCATGATGCCGTAAAAAATCATCATTGTGGGAAAACTCTTGATGCTGTTTTTACCAAGGCTGTTCATGTTGGCCAGGTTGTTAGAAACAAAACCAATATTAACAAGGGATCCGTTTCAATAGGTTCTGCTGCAATCGACCTTGCAGAAAAACACATGGGCTGTTTGGATGACAAATCAGTATTGGTAATAGGTGCTGGAAAGATGGGCAGATTGGTTGCCAAGGCACTTGCTGAGAAAGATTTAAATGCAATTTTTGTTGCAAATAGGACATATTATGTTGCTGTAAATCTTGCAAAGGATTTGGGCGGTGAAGCAATTCTTTTCAGTGAGCTGGAAGAGTATTTGGCTACTGCCGATTTGGTGATTAGTGCAACTAGCGCTCCCCATGCAATTATCACAAAAAATCGTCTTTTAGGTATTGATAGGGATTATGAAAGTTTAATGATTGTTGATATTGCCAATCCAAGGGACATTTCTGATGATGTCTGTGAGTTGGGTGTCAAATCTTTCAATATTGATGATTTAAGGGAAATTGCAGATGAAAATACCAACCTCAGAATTAAGGAATTTGGCGAAGCAGAAAATATCATAGATGAAGAGTTCATTTTACTTAAAGAATCCTTTAAAATAATGGAAGTTGATGAAATTCTTGGTAATTTAAGAGCATCTATGGAAGATATAAGGCGACGTGAAACAAAAAAAGCATCTTCTAAGTTGTCTGATGTAGATGGCAGTGCAAAAATTTTAGATAATCTCACAAATTCTATTGTCAATAAGATATTTTATGACATTTCAAAAAATGTCAAAACTGCTGCAAAAGATGATGATAAGGAGATTATTGATGCAGCAGAATATATTTTTAATTTTAAATAG
- a CDS encoding metallophosphoesterase, whose amino-acid sequence MSFRSRRVIFITPFYMLFEFFLLKYLFLLLGGINDVYVAVMAVFIGSLHLVPMFFEAKKSRRITRFISAVDGVWMWASLMFLIDVLVLYLLGNFIHVSAEINAILLAIVPILGVYNYYKAHKLVVNEKTLTLPNLPRDINIVQFSDVHFGSVRHKSIIRQVVDKLKEIEDTCEIAIISGDLADGSSVVEEDDFLAFKEVGIPVVFTPGNHDFYMGIENVFNACRKAGIIILDNESMEFECLNIFGLRFSFDDRSVPKIDESLIKPGFVNIINYHVPYYWEEFSSAGFDIQLSGHTHGGQFYPAVNFTDMLFKYNMGLFKNNLGKYLHVTTGVGSMDTPMRWGTDSELVVLKLRKE is encoded by the coding sequence ATGAGCTTTAGGTCAAGAAGAGTAATTTTCATAACACCATTCTATATGTTATTTGAATTTTTCTTACTCAAATATCTATTTTTGTTATTGGGTGGCATTAATGATGTTTATGTGGCAGTGATGGCGGTATTCATCGGTTCGCTGCATTTGGTGCCGATGTTTTTCGAAGCTAAAAAATCAAGAAGAATTACCAGATTCATATCTGCCGTTGATGGGGTGTGGATGTGGGCATCTTTAATGTTTCTAATAGATGTTTTGGTGTTGTATCTGCTTGGAAATTTCATTCACGTTTCAGCTGAAATAAATGCGATATTATTGGCTATTGTTCCAATTTTGGGAGTTTATAACTATTATAAGGCTCATAAATTGGTTGTGAATGAAAAAACATTAACATTGCCAAACTTGCCTCGCGATATCAATATCGTTCAATTTTCTGATGTTCATTTCGGATCTGTAAGGCATAAATCCATTATCCGCCAAGTTGTAGATAAATTAAAAGAAATTGAGGACACTTGCGAAATAGCCATCATTTCCGGAGATCTGGCAGATGGCTCTTCTGTTGTGGAGGAAGATGATTTTCTTGCATTTAAAGAAGTGGGCATCCCCGTTGTGTTCACGCCAGGAAATCATGATTTCTATATGGGCATTGAAAATGTTTTTAATGCATGCAGAAAAGCAGGCATCATTATTTTAGATAATGAAAGCATGGAATTTGAATGTTTAAACATTTTTGGTCTAAGATTTAGTTTTGATGACAGGTCCGTTCCAAAAATTGATGAAAGCCTTATCAAGCCGGGATTTGTAAATATCATTAATTATCATGTTCCGTATTATTGGGAGGAATTCTCATCTGCGGGTTTCGATATTCAATTGTCTGGCCATACCCATGGAGGCCAATTCTATCCTGCCGTAAATTTCACTGATATGCTATTTAAATATAATATGGGTCTTTTTAAGAATAATTTAGGCAAATATTTGCATGTTACAACTGGTGTAGGGTCAATGGATACTCCTATGAGGTGGGGTACGGATTCGGAACTGGTTGTTTTAAAATTGAGAAAAGAATAA